In Enterobacter sp. 638, a single window of DNA contains:
- a CDS encoding ribose ABC transporter permease: protein MTQTPTPQQVAKSASAKKMLMSDLMQTVGILPILILIVAVFGFIAPNFFTESNLLNITRQASINIVLAAGMTFIILTGGIDLSVGSILGTTAVAAMVVSLIPEFAMLSIPAALMLGMVLGLFNGALVAFAGLPPFIVTLGTYTALRGAAYLLADGTTVINSNISFEWIGNNYLGPIPWLVVIALAVIAICWFILRRTTLGVHIYAVGGNMQAARLTGIKVWLVLLFVYGMSGLLSGLGGVMSASRLYSANGNLGMGYELDAIAAVILGGTSFVGGIGTITGTLVGALIIATLNNGMTLMGVSYFWQLVIKGAVIIIAVLIDKYRTRHHQSA from the coding sequence ATGACACAAACTCCTACTCCGCAACAGGTGGCGAAATCGGCCTCCGCCAAAAAAATGCTGATGAGCGATCTGATGCAAACGGTCGGGATTTTACCCATTTTGATTCTGATCGTGGCGGTATTTGGCTTTATCGCCCCTAACTTCTTCACCGAAAGTAACCTGCTGAATATCACTCGTCAGGCCTCGATTAACATCGTGCTGGCGGCGGGCATGACCTTCATCATTTTGACCGGCGGGATCGACCTGTCGGTGGGGTCCATTCTGGGCACCACGGCGGTGGCCGCGATGGTGGTGTCGCTGATCCCCGAATTCGCGATGCTCTCGATTCCGGCCGCGTTAATGCTTGGCATGGTGTTAGGGCTGTTCAACGGTGCACTGGTGGCGTTTGCCGGGTTGCCGCCGTTTATCGTCACGCTCGGCACCTATACGGCGCTGCGCGGCGCGGCTTATCTGCTGGCCGACGGCACCACGGTGATTAACTCCAATATCAGTTTTGAATGGATCGGCAATAACTATCTGGGCCCGATTCCGTGGCTCGTGGTGATCGCCCTGGCAGTGATCGCAATTTGCTGGTTCATTTTGCGCCGCACCACGCTTGGCGTTCATATCTATGCGGTTGGCGGCAACATGCAGGCGGCGCGTCTGACTGGCATCAAAGTGTGGCTGGTGCTGCTGTTTGTCTACGGCATGAGCGGCCTGCTGTCTGGCCTGGGCGGCGTGATGAGCGCCTCGCGGCTCTACAGCGCTAACGGCAATTTAGGCATGGGATACGAGCTGGACGCCATCGCGGCGGTGATCCTCGGCGGCACCAGTTTTGTCGGCGGGATCGGCACGATCACCGGCACGCTGGTGGGCGCGCTGATTATCGCCACGCTGAATAACGGCATGACGCTGATGGGCGTTTCGTACTTCTGGCAACTGGTGATCAAAGGGGCGGTGATCATCATTGCGGTTCTGATCGACAAATACCGTACCCGACATCATCAAAGTGCATAA
- a CDS encoding sugar ABC transporter ATP-binding protein, which translates to MSRTPVLEMRNIAKTFGNFHALKGVDLTVWPGEIHALMGENGAGKSTLMKILAGAYTATSGEILIDGQPYTIKGPKDALAAGITLIYQEMQLAPNLTVAENIFLGSELSRGGLVQRKEMAAQAQTVIDRLGAHFKSTDLVMKLTIAEQQQVEIARALHRKSRVLVMDEPTAALSSRETHRLFELILRLRDEGMAIIYISHRMAEVYELSDRVSVLRDGQYVGSLTRDKLNASELVRMMVGRPLSDLFNKERDIPLGGPRLNVHHLTDGKKVQPCSLQVRSGEIVGLAGLVGAGRSELAHLIFGVRKATGGMIEVDGEPVVIHSPRAAIDQGIGYLTENRKEQGLFLELAAQENITMATLERDASFGMLNRKKAQSISDDAIALLNIRVPHSQVRAGGLSGGNQQKLLISRWVAIGPRILILDEPTRGVDVGAKSEIYRIMNQMARKGVAILMISSELPEVVGMSDRVYVMREGSIAGELHGESITQENIMTLATGVNDSHHQAVQP; encoded by the coding sequence ATGAGCAGGACCCCGGTATTAGAGATGCGCAATATTGCCAAAACCTTTGGCAACTTCCACGCGCTCAAGGGTGTGGATCTGACGGTCTGGCCCGGCGAGATACACGCGTTAATGGGCGAAAACGGCGCGGGCAAAAGCACGCTGATGAAGATCCTCGCGGGAGCGTATACCGCCACCAGCGGCGAAATTCTGATCGACGGCCAGCCCTACACCATCAAAGGCCCAAAAGACGCGCTGGCGGCGGGCATCACGCTGATTTATCAGGAGATGCAGCTCGCGCCCAATCTCACCGTGGCGGAAAATATTTTCCTCGGCAGCGAGCTGTCACGCGGCGGGCTGGTGCAGCGTAAAGAGATGGCCGCGCAGGCGCAGACGGTAATCGACCGGCTGGGTGCGCATTTTAAATCCACCGATTTAGTCATGAAGCTCACCATCGCGGAGCAGCAGCAGGTGGAAATCGCCCGCGCGCTGCATCGTAAAAGCCGCGTGCTGGTGATGGATGAACCCACCGCCGCCCTCTCCTCACGTGAAACCCATCGCCTGTTTGAACTCATTTTGCGACTGCGCGATGAAGGGATGGCGATTATCTACATCAGCCACCGCATGGCGGAGGTGTATGAGCTGTCTGACCGCGTGAGCGTACTGCGCGACGGGCAGTACGTCGGCAGCCTGACGCGCGACAAACTGAATGCCTCCGAGCTGGTGCGCATGATGGTGGGGCGTCCGCTGAGCGATCTGTTCAACAAAGAGCGCGATATCCCGCTCGGCGGCCCGCGTCTCAATGTGCACCACCTGACGGATGGCAAAAAAGTCCAGCCGTGCAGCCTGCAGGTACGTTCCGGCGAAATCGTCGGGCTGGCCGGGCTGGTCGGTGCCGGGCGTTCCGAGCTGGCGCATCTGATTTTTGGCGTACGTAAAGCCACGGGCGGCATGATTGAGGTCGACGGCGAACCGGTGGTGATTCACTCCCCGCGCGCCGCCATCGATCAGGGTATTGGTTATTTGACCGAGAACCGCAAAGAGCAGGGGCTGTTCCTGGAACTGGCGGCGCAGGAAAACATCACCATGGCGACGCTCGAGCGCGACGCCTCCTTCGGCATGCTGAACCGCAAAAAAGCGCAGTCCATTTCCGATGACGCCATCGCCCTGCTCAACATCCGCGTGCCGCATTCGCAGGTGCGCGCGGGCGGATTATCGGGCGGTAATCAGCAAAAACTGCTGATCTCCCGCTGGGTGGCGATTGGCCCGCGCATTTTGATTCTGGATGAGCCAACGCGCGGCGTGGACGTCGGCGCAAAAAGTGAGATTTACCGCATCATGAACCAGATGGCGCGCAAAGGGGTGGCGATTTTGATGATCTCCAGCGAGCTGCCGGAGGTGGTCGGCATGAGCGACCGGGTCTACGTGATGCGCGAAGGCAGCATCGCAGGCGAACTGCACGGCGAAAGCATTACTCAGGAAAATATCATGACGCTGGCAACCGGCGTGAACGACTCTCATCATCAGGCGGTGCAACCATGA
- a CDS encoding ATP-binding protein produces MPSRRPPFFASARGRLLIFNLLVVAVTLMVSGVAVLGFRHASQIQEQVQQQTLNDMTGSMNLARDTANVATAAVRLSQVVGALEYKSEADRLKQTQMALRHSLEQLADAPLAQQEPALVARIIRRSNELQQSVTGMLERGQRRHLERNELLSSLYQSQSFLRHLQDINLRVGGDVPDAQLLGEMDRLLMAAIETPSPRATIQQLNAVMASLPQSVIDFVLPDFNAELRKLAPLSKQLEESDLAISWYMFHIKALVAILNSDINQYVAQVAQASELRIAQSHKELRSISVFISVFALLALIITGCACWYIYRNLGSNLTAISRAMSRLAHGEPDVSVPALQRRDELGELARAFNVFARNTASLEHTTRLLKQKTTQMEIDRLERQGLEEALLHSQKMKAVGQLTGGLAHDFNNLLAVIIGSLELANPDSPDAPRITRALKAAERGALLTQRLLAFSRKQSLHPHAVEMKPLLENLGELMCHSLPATITLDIEAQHPAWPAWIDVSQLENAIINLVMNARDAMEGEGGIIRIRTWNQRVTRSDGRRQDMVALEVIDHGSGMSQEVKSRVFEPFFTTKQTGSGSGLGLSMVYGFVRQSGGRVEIESAPGQGTTVRLQLPRSLQQVMIEDETQAASASPQSDRLVLVLEDEADVRQTLCEQLHQLGYLTLEAENGEQALKMLGSSPDIEIFISDLMLPGGMSGAEVIHHVRTHFPLLPVLLVSGQDLRPTHNPQLPDVELLRKPFTRAQLAQALRRIAKMEH; encoded by the coding sequence ATGCCATCTCGCCGCCCGCCCTTTTTTGCCAGCGCCCGTGGCCGCCTGCTGATTTTTAATCTGCTGGTGGTAGCCGTGACGTTGATGGTCAGCGGCGTGGCGGTGCTCGGTTTTCGGCATGCCAGCCAGATACAGGAGCAGGTCCAGCAGCAAACGCTGAACGACATGACCGGCAGCATGAATCTGGCGCGCGACACCGCGAATGTGGCGACGGCGGCGGTGCGCTTGTCGCAGGTGGTGGGGGCGCTGGAGTACAAAAGCGAGGCGGATCGGCTCAAGCAAACGCAGATGGCGCTGCGCCACTCGCTGGAACAACTCGCCGATGCGCCGCTGGCGCAGCAGGAACCGGCTTTGGTGGCGCGAATTATTCGCCGCAGCAATGAATTACAGCAAAGCGTGACCGGGATGCTCGAGCGCGGACAGCGCCGCCATCTGGAACGCAACGAGCTGTTGAGCTCGCTCTATCAAAGCCAAAGCTTTTTGCGCCATTTGCAGGACATCAACCTTCGCGTTGGCGGCGATGTGCCGGATGCACAACTGCTTGGCGAGATGGACCGGCTGCTGATGGCCGCCATTGAAACCCCGTCACCGCGCGCCACTATCCAGCAACTGAATGCAGTGATGGCCTCTCTGCCGCAGTCGGTGATTGATTTTGTGCTGCCAGATTTCAACGCCGAGCTGCGCAAGCTCGCGCCGCTGTCAAAGCAGCTTGAAGAGAGCGATCTGGCGATCAGCTGGTACATGTTTCACATCAAAGCGCTGGTGGCGATTTTAAACAGCGATATCAATCAGTACGTGGCGCAGGTGGCGCAGGCGTCGGAATTACGCATCGCGCAGAGCCATAAAGAGCTGCGCTCGATCAGCGTGTTTATCAGCGTTTTTGCGCTGCTGGCGCTGATCATCACCGGCTGCGCATGCTGGTATATCTACCGCAATTTAGGTTCCAACCTCACGGCCATTTCCCGCGCCATGTCGCGGCTGGCGCACGGCGAGCCGGATGTGTCGGTGCCTGCGCTACAGCGGCGCGATGAGCTGGGCGAACTGGCGCGCGCGTTCAACGTGTTTGCCCGCAACACCGCCTCGCTTGAGCACACCACCCGGCTGCTGAAACAAAAAACCACGCAGATGGAAATCGACAGACTGGAGCGTCAGGGGCTGGAAGAAGCCCTGCTGCACAGCCAAAAAATGAAAGCCGTCGGCCAGCTCACGGGCGGGCTGGCGCATGATTTTAACAATCTGCTGGCGGTGATTATCGGCAGCCTTGAGCTGGCGAATCCCGACTCGCCGGACGCGCCGCGCATTACCCGTGCGCTCAAAGCCGCCGAGCGTGGGGCGTTGCTCACGCAGCGCCTGCTGGCCTTTTCACGCAAACAATCTCTGCATCCACACGCGGTCGAGATGAAGCCGCTGCTGGAAAATCTCGGCGAATTGATGTGCCACTCTTTGCCGGCCACCATCACGCTGGACATTGAGGCGCAGCACCCCGCATGGCCCGCGTGGATTGACGTCAGCCAGCTGGAAAACGCCATTATCAATCTGGTGATGAACGCCCGCGATGCGATGGAAGGCGAGGGCGGCATTATCAGGATCCGCACATGGAATCAGCGTGTTACCCGCAGCGATGGACGCCGACAGGATATGGTGGCGCTGGAAGTCATCGACCACGGCAGCGGCATGTCCCAGGAGGTGAAATCGCGGGTGTTTGAGCCGTTCTTCACCACCAAGCAGACCGGCAGCGGCAGCGGACTGGGCCTGTCGATGGTCTACGGATTCGTGCGCCAGTCAGGCGGGCGCGTGGAAATCGAAAGCGCGCCGGGGCAAGGCACGACCGTGCGGCTCCAGCTCCCGCGGTCATTGCAGCAGGTGATGATTGAGGATGAAACGCAGGCGGCAAGTGCGTCACCGCAAAGCGATCGGCTGGTGCTGGTGCTCGAGGATGAAGCCGACGTGCGTCAGACGCTGTGCGAGCAGTTGCATCAGCTTGGCTATTTAACCCTGGAAGCTGAAAACGGCGAACAGGCGCTGAAAATGCTGGGATCCTCGCCCGATATCGAAATTTTTATCAGCGACTTAATGCTGCCAGGCGGCATGAGCGGGGCGGAGGTGATTCACCACGTTCGCACGCATTTCCCGCTTCTTCCTGTGCTTCTGGTGAGCGGCCAGGATTTGCGTCCAACGCACAATCCACAGCTGCCGGATGTGGAGCTATTGCGCAAACCGTTCACGCGTGCGCAGCTGGCGCAGGCGCTGCGAAGAATTGCAAAAATGGAACATTAA
- a CDS encoding GNAT family N-acetyltransferase: MIVMPTTYSPKTVARSFNIVEELELSGRVLNVIYDSQTPRAAIIDADIEMFDGVPRHRVVAALDLQRKTHLGKDIVAVERCWEDANLIQVEGICVDPAERDKGLATRLYEALILKCGITLVSDFEQYDGGKMLWQKIARESDQIAVFVLDTEQSAFWPYDGSKVLYDGGCIPEEKIWSISPDQKCHGIVLVAENKQRASQLMEDATRSRI; encoded by the coding sequence ATGATCGTGATGCCTACAACTTACAGCCCAAAAACAGTCGCCCGCTCATTCAATATTGTTGAAGAACTTGAGCTTTCAGGGCGCGTGTTGAATGTAATTTATGACAGCCAGACGCCTCGGGCTGCCATTATCGACGCTGACATTGAAATGTTTGATGGTGTCCCCCGCCATCGCGTTGTGGCTGCGCTGGATTTGCAGCGTAAAACTCATTTAGGTAAAGATATTGTTGCCGTCGAACGCTGTTGGGAAGATGCAAATCTCATTCAGGTTGAGGGGATATGCGTTGATCCTGCCGAGCGTGACAAGGGGTTAGCGACGCGTCTTTATGAAGCGTTAATCCTGAAATGTGGCATTACGCTTGTCAGCGATTTTGAGCAATATGATGGCGGAAAAATGCTTTGGCAAAAGATTGCTCGTGAGTCTGACCAGATCGCGGTATTCGTATTGGACACTGAACAAAGTGCTTTCTGGCCTTATGATGGAAGTAAGGTGCTTTACGATGGTGGCTGTATCCCGGAGGAAAAAATATGGAGTATTTCACCCGATCAAAAATGCCATGGGATTGTTTTAGTCGCTGAGAATAAACAGCGAGCCAGTCAATTGATGGAAGACGCTACCCGCTCTCGAATTTGA
- the yjdP gene encoding DDRRRQL repeat protein YjdP has product MKKYASALLFGLLSLTSQLAHADIVDDAIGNIQQAINDAYTPSSNSRRDEDDDRYEDRRRNDSRQYDDRRRQLEDRRRQLDDRQRQLDQDRRQLEDDEQRLEDNYDR; this is encoded by the coding sequence ATGAAAAAATACGCTTCTGCCCTGTTATTTGGTCTGCTGTCTCTAACCAGCCAGCTGGCACATGCCGACATTGTTGACGATGCTATCGGCAACATTCAGCAGGCGATTAACGACGCCTACACTCCCAGCAGCAATAGCCGCCGGGATGAAGATGATGATCGCTATGAAGACCGTCGTCGCAACGACAGCCGTCAGTATGACGACCGACGACGCCAGCTTGAAGACCGCCGCCGTCAGTTAGATGACAGACAGCGCCAGCTCGATCAGGACAGACGTCAGCTTGAAGACGATGAACAGCGGCTGGAAGACAATTACGATCGGTAG